From Bradysia coprophila strain Holo2 chromosome IV unlocalized genomic scaffold, BU_Bcop_v1 contig_5, whole genome shotgun sequence, one genomic window encodes:
- the LOC119071702 gene encoding uncharacterized protein LOC119071702 isoform X2, whose protein sequence is MKVLLICLCSVIAIVTGQRITTIQLDGVQYFVSRMNPYSPELNYFLAYQYCRSLGLQLASFETKEKVESMSQYLQNAGYSKYDFWTSGNRLGTGMFLWMSTGLPFNATFDYFENSNDAVQAGLLDPIDHNSNTSPQRTARDSSGLEKGCIILQAPGLRWAPEDCSAVKDFICEQTRCYYYNYGSIPVSSAQGRPIIITTTTTETPTTRQYFSTPLPILAASTIAPQSPPPVQPSEAADKNLSPFGALKIRSNINENELKEPQFNHDESEKGSMLHESLDNDKTDKNIEQITEETELDGVPLLNEEHEGTSEKFEETTSVEQRLRKISEEIEKYSSGDKESDVGLQSFFSLSDLIKTLRPTDKKVIPQIDSDYSNTMRVLGETSSIVGVDEGRKVRDGDSLQTNRGHFTEK, encoded by the exons ATGAAGGTTTTATTAATCTGTTTGTGCTCAGTAATTGCAATTGTTACAG GTCAACGAATTACCACAATACAGCTGGATGGCGTTCAATATTTCGTAAGCCGAATGAATCCATATTCACCAGAACTGAATTACTTCCTTGCATACCAATATTGCCGTTCGTTGGGTCTTCAATTAGCGTCAttcgaaacaaaagaaaaagttgaatCGATGAGTCAATATCTACAGAATGCAG gcTACAGTAAATACGACTTTTGGACGTCGGGCAATCGACTAGGCACGGGTATGTTCTTGTGGATGAGCACTGGCTTACCGTTCAATGCAACTTTCGactatttcgaaaattcaaacgaTGCCGTACAGGCGGGCTTATTGGATCCCATCGATCACAATAGCAATACATCACCACAACGAACCGCTCGAGACAG TAGTGGTTTAGAGAAAGGCTGTATAATCCTCCAAGCTCCGGGTCTGCGATGGGCTCCAGAAGACTGCAGTGCTGTCAAAGATTTCATTTGCGAACAAACAAGATGTTATTACTACAACTATGGCAGCATTCCAGTCTCTTCAGCACAGGG ACGTCCAATTATtatcacaacaacaacaaccgaaACCCCAACCACacgacaatatttttcaacaccTCTTCCAATACTAGCCGCATCAACCATTGCACCACAATCACCACCACCCGTTCAACCATCTGAAGCCGCCGACAAAAATCTATCACCATTCGGTGCCTTAAAAATCCGTTCTAATATCAATGAAAACGAACTCAAAGAACCGCAATTTAATCACGATGAATCGGAAAAAGGGTCAATGTTACACGAATCGTTGGATAATGATAAAACTGAcaaaaacatcgaacaaaTTACAGAAGAAACGGAATTAGATGGTGTGCCTCTATTGAACGAAGAACATGAAGGTACATCGGAGAAATTCGAAGAAACCACTTCCGTTGAACAACGCTTACGAAAGATTTccgaagaaattgaaaaatacagTAGCGGAGACAAAGAAAGTGATGTAGGACTGCAGAGTTTCTTTTCGTTATCGGATTTAATCAAAACACTACGGCCGACCGATAAGAAAGTAATTCCACAAATCGATTCCGATTATTCGAATACAATGCGAGTTCTGGGTGAGACTTCGTCCATTGTTGGCGTCGATGAGGGACGAAAGGTTAGGGATGGTGATTCGTTACAAACGAATCGGGGACATTTtacggaaaaataa
- the LOC119071702 gene encoding uncharacterized protein LOC119071702 isoform X1 gives MKVLLICLCSVIAIVTGQRITTIQLDGVQYFVSRMNPYSPELNYFLAYQYCRSLGLQLASFETKEKVESMSQYLQNAGYSKYDFWTSGNRLGTGMFLWMSTGLPFNATFDYFENSNDAVQAGLLDPIDHNSNTSPQRTARDSSSGLEKGCIILQAPGLRWAPEDCSAVKDFICEQTRCYYYNYGSIPVSSAQGRPIIITTTTTETPTTRQYFSTPLPILAASTIAPQSPPPVQPSEAADKNLSPFGALKIRSNINENELKEPQFNHDESEKGSMLHESLDNDKTDKNIEQITEETELDGVPLLNEEHEGTSEKFEETTSVEQRLRKISEEIEKYSSGDKESDVGLQSFFSLSDLIKTLRPTDKKVIPQIDSDYSNTMRVLGETSSIVGVDEGRKVRDGDSLQTNRGHFTEK, from the exons ATGAAGGTTTTATTAATCTGTTTGTGCTCAGTAATTGCAATTGTTACAG GTCAACGAATTACCACAATACAGCTGGATGGCGTTCAATATTTCGTAAGCCGAATGAATCCATATTCACCAGAACTGAATTACTTCCTTGCATACCAATATTGCCGTTCGTTGGGTCTTCAATTAGCGTCAttcgaaacaaaagaaaaagttgaatCGATGAGTCAATATCTACAGAATGCAG gcTACAGTAAATACGACTTTTGGACGTCGGGCAATCGACTAGGCACGGGTATGTTCTTGTGGATGAGCACTGGCTTACCGTTCAATGCAACTTTCGactatttcgaaaattcaaacgaTGCCGTACAGGCGGGCTTATTGGATCCCATCGATCACAATAGCAATACATCACCACAACGAACCGCTCGAGACAG CAGTAGTGGTTTAGAGAAAGGCTGTATAATCCTCCAAGCTCCGGGTCTGCGATGGGCTCCAGAAGACTGCAGTGCTGTCAAAGATTTCATTTGCGAACAAACAAGATGTTATTACTACAACTATGGCAGCATTCCAGTCTCTTCAGCACAGGG ACGTCCAATTATtatcacaacaacaacaaccgaaACCCCAACCACacgacaatatttttcaacaccTCTTCCAATACTAGCCGCATCAACCATTGCACCACAATCACCACCACCCGTTCAACCATCTGAAGCCGCCGACAAAAATCTATCACCATTCGGTGCCTTAAAAATCCGTTCTAATATCAATGAAAACGAACTCAAAGAACCGCAATTTAATCACGATGAATCGGAAAAAGGGTCAATGTTACACGAATCGTTGGATAATGATAAAACTGAcaaaaacatcgaacaaaTTACAGAAGAAACGGAATTAGATGGTGTGCCTCTATTGAACGAAGAACATGAAGGTACATCGGAGAAATTCGAAGAAACCACTTCCGTTGAACAACGCTTACGAAAGATTTccgaagaaattgaaaaatacagTAGCGGAGACAAAGAAAGTGATGTAGGACTGCAGAGTTTCTTTTCGTTATCGGATTTAATCAAAACACTACGGCCGACCGATAAGAAAGTAATTCCACAAATCGATTCCGATTATTCGAATACAATGCGAGTTCTGGGTGAGACTTCGTCCATTGTTGGCGTCGATGAGGGACGAAAGGTTAGGGATGGTGATTCGTTACAAACGAATCGGGGACATTTtacggaaaaataa